One Vicia villosa cultivar HV-30 ecotype Madison, WI linkage group LG5, Vvil1.0, whole genome shotgun sequence genomic window, TGAATCTCTGGATCAAATAGAAGTTGGTCTGCAGGTATACTTCCTCGCATAAACAAAAGTTGAAACACTAACCAAACAAGTGAGCCAAGACTAGGTAATAAttgttaaatttaataattattattattataatactcaaaacacaaaAACTATTACTATGCTGGTAATATctaaacgccaatccccggcaacggcgccattttgttagaatataggataagtatttcctttatcgtttccccagggattgatgcgatactaTCACCGTTCTacagtttagtgtattttgagttaaggttgGGTAAAATTTTGGTGTCATAAGATGTAAAAAGCATGAAAGATAGTTAAAGATAGTAAACTAGGGTTAAAAAacgatttggtaaaactgtgtcaagattagtttttgTTAACTTGCTTTGTATATACTCtaatgatcatgtatatgaacatattaatgattaatataaccacgtatcctctcgatatcgtttatctctaaagcaatatcgtgaatattatcatattaaccgtcagatgatctctcatgccgacaatcaacataaTAATCTTTAAaacttgatacaagtgattatcaactcacaaatctatctctagagtttgtttattgatatatGAATATCCGTTAGGTCaatatttgaaacatatctctcaatagtgcatcgaaacaacatataaacatgaataataaaaatattcaccatatattaatcattaacaaggttcatacacaaaagatcaagctaaatacataGTATagaagctaactacctctaatcttgacacatgagaagtttagctctccatagcttcaacaacaaacatcaacacaagATTTTCTAGCATAAAaatccaaagatgatgaagaaatatgcttgagaaatcttgaatgctttttgagtttttctcttcttctcttgccctagaatgtTGTTGGTTggttgaatgaaagaaagataagGATTCACTATAAAAATATCTCCATGTGTCTAAAAAAAGTATTCTTCAAAAAGTAGTCCCGCTTAGTGCACAGAGGGCCACTAAGCGGACTAGAGAAAATATCTTCTGCCATgaagggtccgctaagcggaatgAGGCCGCTAAGTGGAATTGAAAACATGATTCAACTCTGGAAAGCCCACTggaaggccgcttagcggaccttgCTGAACAAAAAATCTCATTAGCCACTGGATAGCGCGCTAGACCGCCGCTTAGCGGAACTTGCTGATCAACACTTCTTCAAAAtgcctccaaacttgctccaaagTGACATCTTTCACAACTATCATCCAAAGCTTTCCCAAAATGCAAAATAACTTCAAAACATATAAGAAAAACTAATAAATTACATATTTACTActaaaactcgattttatttatttatacgattataaatataattgaatcAAAAGTAAGGAAAAGAGTTATCGAAGTACCACAAAAGTAATTACGAAACtatccacattttggattctaacagggaccctgttttaatttaaaaaataaatctacaaaaataaaattttatattgatattttaaaaaaatcataattttaaaaacaaattacgAGTTTGCTCATGTTTTTTAAATATAAgtgtaaaatagattttaaaaacaaaatataattttatatctattttaaaaaaaacaaacacaaaatatATCAAATTTGGTAATTAAATTCTTTTCTGGACCCTTTAATATTTGAGATCCAGTGCGATAGCACATGCTGCACATGCACAGGGCcggtcctatatatatatatatatatatatatatatatatatatatatatattagaatgtgagaatgaatctgaaccattgaattttaaagtaAATGGAGGAGATTataggtgaatcttttttttctctcttctacattatgaaataaatgatgtagaagatggaaaaaaaatattcacccataatctccaccatataatttaaaatttaatggttcagattcattttcacattctcatatagatatgtcattctcatatgatatgtgatatatatatatatatatatatatatatatatatatatatatatatatatatatatatatatatatatatatatatatatatatatatatatatatatatatatatatatatatatatatatatatatatatatatatactgtgtGCCAAGTTGCAACACTGTCAGCCgacaatcaaatattttattggGCATCCTTATCTTTTAATTAGCCATGACACGATTAATACGCACGTTGTTAGTGAATAGAAAAATAGATTTATGATGTGCTCATAAATATGTTTGAGTTGGACAGGCATAATATTAAATGTAAATAGTATGGACAATGCTATCCAGTATCCAGTGCCCCGGGGTATTGGTTTATTGGTCCATTAGTGTTTTCCTTTTATAATACATATGTTTAAGTTTTTTTTCTTACATATTTtggattatatttaaatatttaaatttttgtgttattatttaaattaaatatgaatttttatttgagtatttttaattactattttgtttttatcctatattttattgattaatttcttttttcaatttttttttgaaaccttcaatttattttatttgaaaaacaaataaaacaagtaGTTTGAAACTTTGAATAATAGATATTGTAAGAGAGACAAAGAGTCAATAAATAAATTTACTCCTATAATTTAATACTGTATTTAATTATGGATACATAGTTAAATTAACATTTAATtatcatttattttcaaaaaagtaAGTAGAATTAATGACTATTTAATGTTCTTTAATCttaaatattttacttattaatgTACTTCCAGCGCATTTTTTTAAGTGTAGTTTTAAcataaagctcttcaaccaagatagtgaattattataatttttttattatactctattttattttctctttctaaataaattcaattatacaCTGTctatttttccaataactaattgataaaataattaattttatgaaaaatgtgaagtggagttattgaaaagtaagggtataattgacaaattataacattaaactataaaacaacacttaaataaaaaaaattcttctaaaacgacacttaaaaagaaacggagggagtaataattaaataaaataaattatattaaaggaCAATTCTAAGGTgaaatcatcaaaataactttttTAGTGAATTTATAAATTTGACCGATCAAAAAACAGTATTGTCTtagaattttttaattttgactTAGTCAATGCCATGAGGATTATATAGTGCACATCATTACTGTGTACCTCATAGATTAAAATTTTTAATCTTTATCTTTAATCTTCATCTTTTACCTCTAAATCcaaatttttcattttcatcttgTATATccataaattttcatttttattttgattcaaaaactATGTTCAAGAACTCTCATGAACTCAAGAACACAAAAATGACAAAATCATAATTCTTAATTGTTTCGAGCAAATGAATACACCAGTATAAACGGAATTTCACCACATGAACATGATTCTATAGttagtttttcataaaaaccTCATAACCAAGCTGAATCGAGTGTGTTTGTGTTCGACTTTCACGCAACTTTTTTGCTTCGATTAGTCAAATTCACGGCTTGTTTTGCaattttgaatacatatttgaagTCACCGTGAAATTCTGATTCCAACGGTATATAATTTGTGAATTAGTTAGTTGATTTGATGATTTTCGAATTTTTGTGCAAGAACTCTCATGAATTTAAGAACACAAAAATGGCAAAATCATGATTCTTAACTATTTCAAGCAAATGAATACACCATTAAAAACAGAGTTTCACCATGAACTCGATTCTATAATTAGATTTCATAAAACTTCATAACCAAGTTGGATCGAGCGTGTTTGTGTTCGAGTTTCACGcaactttttttcttcaatttgtcAAATTCACGGcttgttttgaaattttgaacACATATTTGAAATTGTGGTGAAATTCCAGTTTCAATAGTATACAATTTGTGAATTTATTAGTTGATTTGgtgattttcaattttttttattcatgagATATAACTGAAGATCATGAACACAAGATGGAGATTCCGAGTTTTAAACTGGATTGAAGTGACTCAACTAaaagttgaagatgatgattaaatttttttaataaataaaattaaaaatgaaaatttctttatcaacccccatgtcttcttggtcacctctggtgaaaaacccaaattacccctaacttcggaaatgcatttccgaaatgcaagaaaaaggtgttttcggagatgcatctccgaaagcgccttttttttttttgaaaaaattgtcttatttcggaagttcatttccgaaaacagcatttcggaaatgaacttccaaaatactgcgcgttttgcagattaagcaaaacagcccccctccccctaatcatttaccctaatcttcttccaaactcaaactctctgcaaaaattctgcaaaagcaagtgtgaagtagccaaactcttcttccaaactcaaccaaactcatcatcaaacactaattggtaagtttatcattgttttttcaagttttagatccatttgaataaactctattagggtgtttagaaactgaaaaaatcacattaagataggttagtactgatattaggatgtttagtaggcataaaaatagttttggtttaggtttttggggtctgccattggaggttgcagagaagttctgcgcaggggtgtttcggaagttcatttccgaaaacacctccatcccagttttcggaaatgaacttccgaactgtatcagaagtgcatttttttttgttttttcatttgtctcgcatattaatcgatttcgattgtttataggaacatgtcaggcaaccaaccatcacgcatcagacagggtagggaaacccaaactgcgtcggctagacgcgagcgggtggcggcgcagctggcgtcgacacagggatgggggcagggccggggatgacgtgtgcgagttcccgtgggcgagggagagggtacatctgcttcaggatctaggagtcggctggctcgggtatcttcttcccgccagcgagaggaggaggaggaggaggaggaggatgaggaggaggtggcggcagtgccctaccacgagccggagggggtaccggatgttgaccctccagccggggaggaggatgagcaagatgacagctatccgggagggcccattgaaacttccgtgctgattcactaccacaatcacgtcgctcggcgtatctgggagggagaggtatttttcataaattaaccgtttatttgtcaccattttttataatttaaccgtttatttgtcgcttatttaatacaaggaacttatttgtttttttttgtaacaggagagagagccgttgaaaatggtgaaccacgcccggaagattttcagtctgtttaaaccagcagcagtgtggtttaacgaccatgtgcgaggttcagggctctgcatgacggggtacaccaccatcagcaccggcatgcagggggcatttgtggagcgctggcacaaggagacgttctctttccacttgccggttggggagacgacgatcaccttgcatgacgtgcagtgtcttctccacctgccgattagggggccgctgttgcaccactcccggatccagagggtcgaggccattgagtggatgacgctctatttgggcatggagcacgaggttgctcactttgagtgtgtcacgacatctgggcctcatatccggttcaccacactgagcgcttattttgagcaccacctggacgcggcggccgatgccgagtaggagggtgacgagctattcacacagtatcaccgcggctgcgctctccggtgctggtacatacatgtggtaggcgctgcatgctttgtggacaagagtgcaaggtacgtcgacgtgacctatctccgctacttcatggacctggataccgttcaccagtggaactggggggcagctactctggcatacctctaccagaagctgaatgaggcctccaactggaggacgaggcagttggtcggatcctgcacactacttacggtacgttttattttaatacattctcgtatttatttatttatttatgtttcgtatttatttttaatatattatcgtgtttctgtttcagagctggatcatctcctacttctcccgcatccacggctttcacatcgatcctgcgtacgtggacgccatgcccagggccgccagatacgttctctagagggggaacgatgcgatgggaccataccgtggatacctggaccgcacgatgcacgacgacgtcacctggaggccgttcagagactacgctcagattgtcccctttgacggcattgctctatattcaggctggctggcatgcgggactaccatcatggtccggtatctccctgagtggtgcatgcgtcagttcgaattcgtgcagcggatacccaggtcaccctttgaggctgctcccgacacagtgacccgagtgcagctcactgccatatggaaggactggcagcatcatgtggtaccgcaggagtaccgtctcactcgggtcacacaggactgacacagtgaggagggatacgtcacatggttctatcgggtgtcacatcctctgctgagacccgacgttcccggcgctcctaggccagcacacgaggagatcctggagaaccagcaggccgaggatgaccacgccattgatctcatgccgatctgccagcgtatagagatgcttgggcgggacgcgttggatcgaggtgtcgttcagcagGGCGGTCCAAAGGCTGTGgctgtgatggagatgatcgtcactgatgcgggccgtgcggcggggtacaggcggcagaggagggcccagggtgagagggttaggcacacccagtagtggtcgggtttatttattttttgatttcgaattgtatctttcgcatagtattattattattttcggcttgtatatattatttggatttgatttatcatattagtattttcagtttatctgttgcttattttatttggcgtttgcgtttaaataaaatgcgagactgttaagataaaacataaaaaaaaaacacagtttttgcataattcggaagttcatttccgaagacacccccataaggtgttttcggaagttcatctccgaagacaccccccatgaggtattttcggagatgcacttccaaattgtggaaatttttttaaaaaaaaaaagcgcttcggaagttcatttccgaagcaggggtattttggaattttcgctgtGGGTGACCCCCATAgtgaggtggctaaagaaattttcattaaaaatataacTCACCTTTAAATTAATCTAAAGAATAAAAGTTACACATCTCTCTTGTAACACTAAATCCAtttccaaataattttttttaaagttgtcaTTTTTACAATTTCGCCGTAGAAGCTCTCTGTATTAAAGGGATAAATGGGGTTTACACTGGAATAATGACTAGATTACAATTGTTGAATAATAAAATTATGTTAGAATTAGGTAACATAATTGAATCATTGAACCATAACATGAAATTATTGGTATAGCAGTATATGTAATATAATATTCTAGTAGTGATTATGATCACATGGTTTACTATTAAAGAAAAAACAAGTCAATAGTAAATGTTTTGTAAATTTTCACAATCATTGTAAACATGGTGGTAAAAAGTCAACGCCACCCTCAGAAACCAGCAAGGTAACAAAACCAAACACAAACAACAAACGCAACCACCATAGAAACACCATCCCTTTCCTTCTGTCTTCTATATTTCCTCTCTCTCCTCTCCCTAACCACACTCAAAAACCTATCAAACCTCTCCATCATCTCTCCCACTTCACCCACTTTCTTCCTCTCCCCAAACTCCATCGCCTTCTGCAAAATCATAACCCCTTCTTTCCCACTCACCTTCCCTCCATCCATATCCTCCATCACTAAACTCACCTCCCTCACGTGCAACTCCCCTCCGACTTTCCCACAGCACGTGACCTTCACCGTACACTGCACTGTCTCCGTCGCGCGTCGCGCCTCCCCCGCCATCGTCACTGCAAAGAGAATCTCCACGTCTCTTGTTAGCCAGTGCCGCCGTACTAAAACCGGCTTCCGGCTCGAAACATTCGCCGATCGTTTCCCGGTGGGATCGAGTAGGATCCAGCTTAAGGATAAATTCTCCTCCAAATGCTTCAGCAGTTCATCGTCCTTTCTCACGAACTTCACCTCCGTCGGAACTAACTCGTTCGGCTCTAGAATTTCAATCCATAGCGGAGATGAAAGAAATGAATTCTTTGTTGTTTCGGTTCGCCGAACTCTCGAGAACACCGGCTTACCTTTGTAGAAAACATCCACGGCGGAGATGATCTCTATCGGAGGAGGAGACGAAAGAGGCTTTGAGTTGCAAGAGAAATGATGAAGTACCGGGAATGCGTCGGAGAAGAGCGAACGGTGGCGGTTTGGGAAAGTTGAGATGATGTGGCAGGTGGTGGGGTCGGCTAAAGAAGGCCACGTGGCGGTGCAGATTTTTCGCCAGAGATTGTCGTCTATACAGAGGTGGCGGAGGTGAGAGCAAGTGGAGGCGGTTGTTGCCAGCGTGGCGGCGTCGAGGCGTGTGAGGATGTGTGTATGgatgatgtcatgatgcatggtgATGAtgcttgatgttgatgatgatgatgaagcagCCATCATGGTTTCGGTTTTTCCTTCCGATGGTGTTGAAGCAACAACCATGTTCTTATGAGAAgggtgaaaatatgaaatgtgaaATATTTATAGCTCTAATGCATGATAAAGAATGttacttttttttaaagaaaataataagaaatgttAGTTGGATAGGTACAAGCTAGAGAATAATTTAAGGGGTGTGTTATTTTTAAGGAGGGTATAATTAAGATGATAAAGTTGGAATGATGATGAGTCAAGTCAATGTTGGTTGTCAAGTTTGTCCACATTTGGGAAACTTCATCACATCATTAGTAAAGTATTGATGTTCAAACCGGGATTTTTTTACCTACCTGCCACTATTCTAAAATAATAATACCAATATGCCCCATGTTAAAATTAAAACACCAAAATGCCACACTTTTAGTTCACGTCCGTCCAGGGGTTGGCCGGACCGGTGAAGATTTTTTTTTCCCAGTTGGGGTCCGGCCAGGGGTTGGCCGGACTCTAACTGAcccttttttttttcgttttttttttaaaatgatttaaatcaattaaaataaaaattaaaaaaaaaacaaaaaaaaaaaggtccAGTTAGAGTCCGGCCAACCCCTGAACGGACCCCAACTGGGAAAAAAAAATCTTCACCGGTCCGGCCAACCCCTGGACGGACGTGAACTAAAAGTGTGGCATTtgagtatttttttttcatttcatggcATGTTGGTATTATCTTTTCATTATTGGGGCAGATAGGTAAAAAAATCTCAAACCGGTTGAGTTCGGATTTTGATGTTGTTCGGTTTTTTTCATCATCTACTTCTTGTAGTTTTTACAAATTTTAGTTTTCATAGCCGTCTTCACTATTGTAGTCATAATTGATTGATTTAAAAGTTTGACTTGATAAGAAAGCATGAGAATATatgctctttatattttttaaggGTCCTTCAATGTATATGGACACCCTACTCTCTCTAataattgttataaaaaaatattattaaaataattaatgtattcaaTCTTAATTATAttagatttattaattatttaataattttaaaagtgATAACTCAATCAAGGCAGAGTTAAAGTAAGATTTTGAATTGATGAAAAAGTGtttgtctattttttttttcGAGCCGTCAATTTATGTATGGCTCATAGGATCAATATGCGTAAGACCAATTGGTAGACTATTGAGATTTATAATCATTTGTATTTGTCTGGTTGAAGTCAATTAATAGAAATTAACTGTCTTGCTTCTCTATATTATATTGACCATGTTTGACGGTAAATATGTCTTAAATGCTCTATCTGTGTATTTAAAATGTACAAGTCAGCAGTAAGATACGGTAGCCCTGGACTAACCTGTTCGACTTGACCTAATTGATGCAACTCGGTCATGCCTATGGGAGATGTCTTGAAATCGGGCGGGCTCTTCTAAGTTGGGATTAGACCTGCCCCGAATATCCAAACATGCATATAGTCTCTCAAGCATGAGGTATGTAAGGGCAAGCTGTTTTGCATGGAATACCATATTATACACAGTCTCTCAAGCATTAGGCTTGTAAATGTGAGATGTTTATAAGGAAGATCAGATTATACATAGTCTCTAAAGCGTGAGGCATGTAAGAGCGAGGTGTTTTGCGATGACAACTGAATTATGTGTAACCTTTGCGTGGATGTTTTCCTTATGCGAGGGTGAGATGATTAATCTCATGTACGGGGGAGATATCTAATCTCCAATAAAGGCCAAATGTCTAACCTCCTAATATTGTTACTTGAAGTCGTGACCGTTCCTGTCATGTCTATTTTCATATCTCTTGATCTTCCTACTCTAACTAGGGTTTTAATTTGGATAGCTCTTATTATTGCTAAGTGCTTCAGGCCTCACACAGAAACCAAGTTATCATTAACCTTTACACCCCTAGGCTGCTAACATTACATATGACTACTTTGTTGTCCATCACTCATTTCCTCTTATAAACAATACCCATTCAGAAAAAGTCTAGTGTGGAGTCGATGCTACAGAGCTCCAAAATATATAATGAGAAGAGTGAATTGGAACTTTGTGGAGAGGGAGATGTTCGGTTTTTTTTATAGTTCGTCTAGTGATAGTGACACTGATTCTGTATCTTTTATCTCATGTTTCGTCGCTTTCATTATGGAGCTCTCCTCTTCTCCCTCCAGCTCGTTCTGTGAGGAAGTTTAGAGTCTGAATTCAATTTGTGGCGAGGTCCTCCTTTTTTATTGTTGAGTGCTTCCTTACACATAATATGCAGACGATCTCCTTGAATTAGCTTTTTAATCTCTTATTTCAAATTATGACAATCGTCGCTATGATGACTTTGTATCCTATGGTACTTGCACTATTTATCCTGATCATTCCCAAAGGAATCACCTTTAAAAGCACGAGGCTCGGGAATAATTTTGGCGTGGTAGACATCTAGTAGGATCCGATCCCTTCATGTATTTAGAGGAATGAAATGCTCAATAGGGCTTTCGATGGGCTTGAAAATAATTTTCTCGTGGGATGGTATTGcattttgatttttttgtgtCCTGTTTGCTTCAGCATACCACTTCGCTCTTTCATATCCCTAGTTCTTTTCTCTAAATTACTTTCTTTTCCTTTGATGTAGTACTCTGCCTTAGTCGTGATTTTTTTTCATTGAGGATGTCGATTTTTGTGTTAGGGACTCATTGAATTTCCCGCCTTTAGGCCATTCTAAAAATCCCCTATGAACATCTCTTAGTTTTGATGGGTGGCCTTGATGGTTTAATTGTAGAAACGTGCCAAATATTCTATTAATTGCTTGGAATAGCCTTGAAGAATATTGAAAGAGCTTGTGGTAGAAACCTTTCTATGTTTGTTGGCCGAGAATAATAAATCATCTTCTCCGCTAAGTCCTGTTAATTAAATATGGAGAACCTCAGGAGACTCACATACTATCGAAGGGCTTCTTCTTTAAACGTTCTTGATATTAATTTGCATTTAAGGGATTCATTCTCCCTATTATTGTTCATTTGCTTGTTGATAGTAATGATGTGTTGTTGAGGATTATTTTTGCTATCATACATCACCATGGAGGGAGTTTTGTATTTTCATGAGACATGTGCATCCCAAATCTCTGCTACTAAAAGTTGGGATCCATGAGGCCTTCCTGATCATCAATTATTGATTGTAGTAGTTATTGTATATCATGTATTTTGTTTTTCAATGTCTTGTTCTTGTGATGGAGTTCTTCCATAGCGGCGAGCATCTCCGATATGGAGGCTCGGTCACCATTGTTGTTGTCAGTGGTCACCCTTACCATCACTGGACAATAAGAGGTTGATGTTGGTTATGGTTGTGTGGCATGTAATAGTTTTACCAAGCCCCACACTGGACGCACAATGTACATGTAGAGTACACTAATTGTCAACAAGCGTAGAGCTAGTCAGAGTCACAATTGTTGTTCTGAATTGTATAAAAGAGTGAATGTTTATTATTTCCTTGGTTGTGAGTTTATATATGGTCTCATAAGCTCAACATTTGTAAGggaggtccaggcaaaagttagggattcatggcaagtaactacatcagacaagacttgatcatcagcagtcatctgtttatcatgaggagttcaacacatttcaacagaAGCTTTAGCTCAGGGATtcaaagttgagagagaggatagggtcattacatttcaatgtaccttttccccAAAATTacaactttccaaactttgtaatcatctatggggtcttgccatttgcaggctaccattctactaataaagtttgagcctttacccgttatttgcaatcttatttctttcatatctcttgaatgtcatttattgttgatagtaatttttgaaacaaaaagaaaattgatttcaacaaaatcctttttgaaaaatataaaagaaagtttattttgattcatgagtatattacaaggaatggatatgttgatgtattcatgtgCAAAAGAGGAAGAATGTATTCCAGTTGGTGTACCTTTAGCCTGGTTCAAATATGATGTATAACTCAGCTTTTATGTTCTCTCAGCTCCGATGTTTCCTCAATGTTGAGTAGCGTTTATTCCAAAGCCATCAAAAAGCTTGTTGTGACACTCTTGGCTCACGTTTGTGGATGACACCTCGAGTgctcagcttgagacatgcttgattatgttatttttgtactctatctcttgagttaatcCTTGCGCtaaagttttggcagcatatgtatcattaacatgcatcaaaaacagtcatgtattcatgaagtttactgtcaatcagatttctctttcatttagagtgtctttaaGCAGAAAATACTCACTCTCCTTGAAattcccactgaatttgtttctacgTGGATAATGTGTTTTATTTATTCTGTTCAAAATGCTTACGAACAGAAATTCAGTGAGTTATTCCCTCACTTGATCCGGTCTtatttggcagcttctttccatttggccatggattgaattttggtctcTGGATGATGTTTGTTGGGATTGTGCACTTGTGTTTGCACCCTCAATCTTTGAAAAGAAAAGCAAAGTATTATTGATATACTTATATTtgctcttcatcgtcagtggtacgtcgatgtatttttattca contains:
- the LOC131606831 gene encoding F-box protein At2g27310-like; the protein is MVVASTPSEGKTETMMAASSSSSTSSIITMHHDIIHTHILTRLDAATLATTASTCSHLRHLCIDDNLWRKICTATWPSLADPTTCHIISTFPNRHRSLFSDAFPVLHHFSCNSKPLSSPPPIEIISAVDVFYKGKPVFSRVRRTETTKNSFLSSPLWIEILEPNELVPTEVKFVRKDDELLKHLEENLSLSWILLDPTGKRSANVSSRKPVLVRRHWLTRDVEILFAVTMAGEARRATETVQCTVKVTCCGKVGGELHVREVSLVMEDMDGGKVSGKEGVMILQKAMEFGERKKVGEVGEMMERFDRFLSVVRERRERKYRRQKERDGVSMVVAFVVCVWFCYLAGF